In Methanoregula sp., a single window of DNA contains:
- a CDS encoding DUF6790 family protein, whose product MSLMEILWALVFPLLGAIVALVHINKEKKTADTHRKLEIILMWQLVCGLGLSLLWGGIAHLLFADQVAQSIGWATGSPFQREVGIWDASIGIVGILCLKYRDHFWLATIIGGGLFLFGAGLGHVYEFIAHGDVSPNNIGGVLWVDLLFPILLAALYLLYHKEKADIHTLR is encoded by the coding sequence ATGAGTCTTATGGAAATTCTCTGGGCGCTTGTATTTCCGTTGCTGGGGGCAATAGTTGCCCTGGTACACATAAACAAAGAGAAAAAAACCGCGGACACCCACCGGAAACTGGAGATCATACTGATGTGGCAGCTCGTCTGCGGACTCGGATTATCCCTGCTCTGGGGGGGAATTGCCCACCTGCTCTTTGCTGATCAGGTAGCTCAATCCATCGGCTGGGCAACCGGCAGCCCCTTCCAGCGGGAAGTAGGCATATGGGATGCATCGATCGGTATTGTTGGTATCCTCTGCCTGAAATACCGGGATCATTTCTGGCTTGCAACGATCATCGGGGGAGGATTGTTCCTTTTCGGTGCCGGTCTCGGCCACGTGTACGAGTTTATTGCACACGGGGATGTGTCTCCCAATAATATCGGCGGGGTGTTATGGGTTGATCTCCTGTTCCCAATCCTCCTTGCGGCACTTTACCTGCTCTACCATAAAGAGAAGGCTGACATTCACACATTACGATAA